The following are encoded together in the Kribbella voronezhensis genome:
- a CDS encoding glycosyltransferase 87 family protein: MRSKVMWAVALAVCVAAGIVLPLLWQHSLVDLKVYRLGGRALLDDPSSLYDVRLAGLPFTYPPFAAVVMVPFALLPWPVATTVWTVGTVVSLVFVWRLSLGRGIPSALLLAVVAGSLLLEPVRETLGFGQVNLMLCALILYDVLDLEHSRRGVWIGIAAGVKLTPLVFLGLLVFTRQWKALLYAAGSFAATVLLGFLISPHSATEYWTSLVSDTTRIGGLAFSSNQSWNAFLVRLTGDLDGGGLVWLALVVLTVLGGLWFSRLLWLRGDRLAAVSICALVGLLCSPVSWSHHWVWALPLGVSLVRVVHGRWRVVVGVLWFGLFTVAPIWWPPNHDNRELTWTFGQQLLGNAYLIGALAAVVLLAVAHREIPSQTVHAANGRKLPAA, translated from the coding sequence GTGCGGAGCAAAGTGATGTGGGCGGTGGCCCTTGCGGTCTGTGTTGCCGCAGGCATCGTTCTGCCGCTGTTGTGGCAGCACTCGCTGGTCGATCTGAAGGTGTACCGGCTCGGCGGCCGGGCTCTCTTGGACGATCCGTCGAGCCTGTACGACGTACGGCTGGCCGGCTTGCCGTTCACGTATCCGCCGTTCGCCGCTGTCGTGATGGTCCCGTTCGCGTTGCTGCCCTGGCCCGTCGCGACCACCGTGTGGACGGTTGGAACGGTGGTCAGCCTCGTCTTCGTCTGGCGCCTGTCGCTGGGACGCGGTATCCCGTCGGCGCTCCTGTTGGCCGTCGTCGCGGGATCCCTGCTGCTCGAGCCGGTCCGCGAGACGCTCGGCTTCGGCCAGGTCAACCTGATGCTCTGCGCACTGATCCTGTACGACGTACTCGATCTCGAGCACTCCCGTCGCGGGGTCTGGATCGGCATCGCGGCCGGGGTCAAGCTGACGCCACTGGTCTTCCTCGGCTTGCTCGTGTTCACCCGGCAGTGGAAGGCCCTGCTGTACGCCGCGGGGTCGTTCGCGGCCACGGTTCTCCTCGGCTTCCTGATCTCGCCGCACTCGGCCACGGAGTACTGGACTTCGCTCGTCTCCGACACCACCCGGATCGGCGGGCTCGCGTTCAGCAGTAACCAGTCCTGGAATGCCTTCCTGGTCAGGTTGACGGGCGATCTCGACGGTGGCGGCCTGGTCTGGCTGGCGCTGGTCGTGCTGACTGTGCTCGGCGGGCTGTGGTTCTCCCGGCTGCTGTGGTTGCGCGGCGACCGGCTGGCCGCGGTCTCGATCTGCGCGCTGGTCGGCCTGCTCTGCTCACCCGTCTCCTGGAGCCACCACTGGGTCTGGGCCCTGCCGCTCGGCGTGTCGCTGGTGCGAGTCGTCCACGGTCGCTGGCGAGTAGTCGTCGGCGTCCTGTGGTTCGGTCTGTTCACCGTGGCACCCATCTGGTGGCCGCCGAATCACGACAATCGCGAGCTGACCTGGACTTTTGGTCAGCAGCTCCTCGGCAACGCCTACCTCATCGGAGCGCTGGCGGCCGTAGTACTGCTGGCTGTTGCGCACCGTGAAATACCGTCACAGACGGTACATGCGGCCAATGGCCGGAAGCTGCCAGCGGCATAG
- a CDS encoding HypC/HybG/HupF family hydrogenase formation chaperone: MCLAVPGRVVEIRDEDDTRMGKVDFGGVIKDVCLAYLPDLQVGEYTIVHVGFALQRLDEESAMQSLALYRSLGALEEEFGDHWGIAAQQAGERRPPGTELPKEELA; the protein is encoded by the coding sequence ATGTGTCTAGCGGTCCCGGGACGAGTGGTGGAGATCCGCGACGAGGACGACACCCGGATGGGCAAGGTCGATTTCGGCGGGGTGATCAAGGACGTCTGCCTGGCGTATCTGCCCGACCTGCAGGTCGGTGAGTACACGATCGTGCACGTCGGTTTCGCGCTGCAGCGGCTGGACGAGGAGTCGGCGATGCAGTCACTGGCGCTGTATCGGTCGCTGGGCGCGCTCGAGGAGGAGTTCGGCGACCACTGGGGGATCGCCGCACAGCAGGCCGGGGAACGCCGGCCGCCGGGCACCGAGCTGCCGAAGGAGGAGTTGGCATGA
- a CDS encoding helix-turn-helix domain-containing protein, with the protein MPPSDIPLPGDDAGLFVSPVVVVSHTFPARPGSLPDAELFVREALEPMGLEPAEGGALYDAITAAILAAAGPDDGVFDVTVRIFPAGLEVEVLHGAGRRTIPPRVGDEPFAAWLTAVLSRQGLSQEAAARRIGVSVRTISRWLRGDTEPRLRDLRRVHAVFGRPPAG; encoded by the coding sequence GTGCCGCCGTCCGACATTCCCCTGCCGGGCGACGACGCCGGTCTGTTCGTGTCGCCGGTGGTCGTCGTCTCGCACACCTTCCCGGCGCGACCGGGCTCGCTGCCGGACGCCGAGCTGTTCGTCCGCGAGGCGCTGGAGCCGATGGGCCTAGAGCCCGCCGAGGGCGGCGCGCTGTACGACGCCATCACCGCCGCGATCCTGGCGGCGGCCGGACCGGACGACGGCGTCTTCGACGTCACCGTGCGGATCTTCCCTGCCGGGCTGGAAGTCGAGGTGCTGCACGGTGCCGGGCGCAGGACGATCCCGCCCCGGGTCGGTGACGAGCCGTTCGCCGCGTGGCTGACCGCGGTGCTCAGCCGGCAGGGGCTCTCCCAGGAGGCGGCCGCCCGCCGGATCGGGGTCTCGGTCCGGACCATCAGTCGCTGGCTGCGCGGCGACACCGAGCCGCGGTTGCGCGACCTGCGCCGCGTGCACGCCGTCTTCGGCCGGCCGCCTGCTGGTTGA
- the hypE gene encoding hydrogenase expression/formation protein HypE, producing the protein MAEQVMLPDPAMPDPPSFDGWTCPLPLRDHPTVVMGHGGGGQMSAELIEHLFVPAFSNPLLAGLTDSAVVTLGGAHLAFSTDSFVVQPLFFPGGSIGDLAVNGTVNDLAMSGAQPAYLSCGFILEEGVELSVVGRIAKDLGTAAELAGVIVATGDTKVVDTGHGDGVYINTAGIGLVRDGVDIRPQRAAAGDVVIISGMIGVHGIAIMSVREGISFGTEVVSDCAPLNGLVAAMLDTTPDLHVLRDPTRGGVATSLNEIAKAAGVGIELTERNLPIPETVANACSFLGLDPLYVANEGKLLAIVARDQADELLATMRAHPLGADAAVIGECVPDHPGMVVTKTAFGATRVVDTPIGEQLPRIC; encoded by the coding sequence TTGGCTGAGCAGGTGATGCTTCCGGATCCAGCGATGCCCGACCCGCCGAGCTTCGACGGGTGGACCTGTCCGCTGCCGCTTCGTGACCACCCGACCGTGGTGATGGGGCACGGGGGCGGCGGACAGATGTCGGCGGAACTGATCGAGCACCTGTTCGTGCCCGCGTTCTCGAATCCGTTGCTGGCGGGGTTGACGGATTCGGCCGTGGTCACCCTCGGCGGTGCCCACCTGGCGTTCTCCACCGACTCGTTCGTCGTCCAGCCGTTGTTCTTCCCCGGCGGCAGCATCGGCGATCTCGCGGTCAACGGCACGGTCAACGACCTGGCGATGTCCGGCGCCCAGCCGGCGTACCTGTCCTGCGGCTTCATCCTCGAGGAAGGCGTCGAGCTCTCCGTCGTCGGCAGGATCGCGAAGGACCTCGGTACGGCGGCCGAGCTGGCCGGTGTGATCGTCGCGACCGGTGACACCAAGGTCGTCGACACCGGTCACGGCGACGGCGTCTACATCAACACCGCCGGGATCGGACTGGTCCGGGACGGCGTCGACATCCGTCCGCAGCGCGCCGCGGCAGGAGACGTGGTGATCATCAGCGGCATGATCGGGGTGCACGGCATCGCGATCATGAGCGTCCGTGAAGGCATCTCGTTCGGCACCGAGGTCGTCTCCGACTGTGCGCCGCTGAACGGCCTGGTCGCCGCGATGCTCGACACCACTCCCGACCTGCACGTCCTGCGCGACCCGACCCGCGGCGGCGTCGCCACCTCGCTCAACGAGATCGCCAAGGCGGCCGGCGTCGGTATCGAACTGACCGAACGCAATCTCCCGATCCCCGAAACGGTCGCCAACGCCTGCTCGTTCCTCGGCCTCGACCCGCTGTACGTCGCGAACGAGGGCAAACTCCTCGCGATCGTCGCCCGGGACCAGGCCGACGAACTGCTCGCCACCATGCGCGCCCACCCGCTGGGCGCCGACGCCGCCGTCATCGGCGAATGCGTCCCCGACCACCCCGGCATGGTCGTCACCAAGACCGCTTTCGGCGCCACCCGCGTCGTCGACACCCCGATCGGAGAACAACTGCCACGCATCTGCTGA
- the hypF gene encoding carbamoyltransferase HypF: protein MGVTTDQVSRIRARITVSGAVQGVGFRPFVYALARELGLSGQVANTSSGVVVEVEGAGPAVASFTARLDADAPPLAVVDRVLSTALPVIGGTAFVIRDSATGPGRTLVSPDVATCNDCLAEFADPGDRRYRHPFITCTNCGPRFTIITGLPYDRPATTMASFDLCPECAHEYADPADRRFHAQPIACPNCGPRLELTAPGEEPRYDEDALAGAHELLEAGSILAVKGLGGFHLACDASDPAAVETLRKRKDRGDKPFAVMAADLDTARRLAYLDEDEVRLLTDHRRPIVLARRRPGTCLAEQVAPGNPDVGIMLPYTPLHRLLFDQPGACVLVLTSGNLSGEPIVTSDEEARDRLAPLADAWLGHDRPIHVPCDDSVVRMVDGIELPIRRSRGYAPFPIALPLPVRPALAVGGDLKNTFCLGDDRYAWLSAHVGDMDDLSTLRAFERAEQHLEELTGVRPEVLVTDKHPSYRSRQWAESHAEGRPVVGVQHHHAHIASVLAEHAYDGGRVIGFAFDGTGYGDDGAVWGGEVLLADYEGFERYTHLSYVQLPGGDAGVLNPCRMALSHLVAAGLPWDARLPAVKACTEQELLRVQLERDVACAPTSSMGRLFDAVSSLAGVCHRVGYEAQAAIELEGLAVDHPGEHGYEFAVGAGMIDPEPVLAAVVRDVLDGVAAGVIGARFHQAVADVMVTTAEQVRAASGPDTVALSGGVFANRLLLSASTRALSAAGFEVLRPRRVPPTDAGLALGQLAVAARVPARKEQTACV from the coding sequence GTGGGTGTCACGACCGACCAGGTTTCCCGCATCCGCGCCCGCATCACCGTGTCCGGGGCTGTTCAAGGCGTCGGTTTCCGTCCGTTCGTCTATGCCCTCGCCCGCGAACTCGGGCTCTCCGGTCAAGTGGCGAACACCTCCTCCGGCGTCGTCGTCGAAGTCGAGGGTGCGGGACCTGCTGTCGCCTCCTTCACGGCGCGGTTGGACGCGGACGCGCCGCCGCTGGCCGTGGTCGACCGAGTGCTGTCGACCGCGCTGCCGGTGATCGGCGGCACGGCGTTCGTGATCCGGGACTCCGCGACCGGCCCCGGCCGGACCCTGGTGTCGCCGGATGTTGCCACCTGCAACGACTGCCTGGCCGAGTTCGCCGACCCCGGCGACCGCCGGTACCGCCATCCGTTCATCACCTGTACCAACTGCGGACCGCGGTTCACGATCATCACCGGCCTGCCCTACGACCGGCCGGCCACCACGATGGCTTCGTTCGACCTGTGCCCGGAGTGCGCCCACGAGTACGCCGATCCGGCCGACCGCCGTTTCCACGCCCAGCCGATCGCCTGCCCGAACTGCGGCCCGCGACTCGAACTGACCGCGCCCGGCGAGGAACCGCGGTACGACGAGGATGCGTTGGCCGGTGCGCACGAATTGCTCGAGGCCGGCTCGATCCTCGCGGTGAAAGGGCTCGGCGGTTTCCACCTCGCCTGCGACGCGTCCGACCCGGCCGCGGTCGAGACTCTGCGCAAGCGCAAGGACCGTGGCGACAAACCCTTCGCGGTGATGGCCGCGGATCTCGATACCGCGCGGCGGCTCGCTTACCTCGACGAGGACGAGGTCCGGCTGCTCACCGATCATCGCCGGCCGATCGTACTGGCTCGCCGTCGGCCGGGAACCTGCCTGGCCGAACAAGTTGCCCCGGGCAACCCGGATGTCGGCATCATGCTGCCGTACACGCCGTTGCACCGGTTGCTGTTCGACCAGCCGGGTGCCTGTGTGCTGGTGCTGACCAGCGGCAACCTGTCCGGCGAGCCGATCGTGACCTCGGACGAGGAGGCTCGTGATCGCCTTGCACCGTTGGCGGATGCCTGGCTCGGGCACGACCGGCCGATCCACGTGCCCTGCGACGACTCGGTGGTGCGGATGGTCGACGGGATCGAGCTGCCGATCCGCCGGTCCCGGGGTTATGCACCGTTCCCGATCGCCTTGCCGCTGCCGGTCCGGCCCGCGCTGGCGGTCGGTGGAGACCTGAAGAACACCTTCTGCCTGGGCGACGACCGGTACGCCTGGCTTTCGGCGCATGTCGGTGACATGGACGACTTGTCGACACTGCGGGCCTTCGAGCGCGCTGAGCAGCACTTGGAGGAGTTGACCGGCGTACGGCCCGAGGTGCTGGTGACCGACAAGCATCCGTCGTACCGGTCTCGGCAGTGGGCGGAATCGCATGCTGAGGGGCGGCCGGTGGTCGGCGTACAGCATCACCATGCGCACATCGCCTCGGTGCTGGCCGAGCACGCGTACGACGGTGGGCGGGTGATCGGCTTCGCTTTCGACGGCACCGGGTACGGCGATGACGGGGCGGTCTGGGGCGGCGAGGTGCTGCTTGCGGACTACGAGGGTTTCGAGCGGTATACGCATCTGAGCTATGTGCAGTTGCCGGGTGGGGATGCCGGCGTACTGAATCCCTGCCGGATGGCGTTGTCGCATCTGGTGGCGGCTGGGCTGCCCTGGGATGCGCGACTGCCGGCCGTGAAGGCGTGTACCGAGCAGGAGTTGCTGCGGGTGCAGTTGGAGCGGGATGTCGCCTGTGCGCCGACCTCGAGTATGGGGCGGTTGTTCGACGCGGTGTCGTCGCTGGCCGGGGTGTGTCATCGGGTCGGCTACGAGGCGCAGGCGGCGATCGAGCTGGAAGGGCTGGCCGTCGACCATCCCGGCGAGCACGGGTACGAGTTCGCGGTCGGGGCCGGGATGATCGATCCGGAGCCGGTCCTCGCGGCCGTGGTACGGGATGTTCTCGACGGTGTCGCGGCCGGTGTGATCGGGGCCCGGTTCCATCAGGCGGTCGCGGACGTGATGGTGACGACCGCCGAGCAGGTCAGGGCCGCGTCCGGGCCGGACACGGTCGCGCTGTCCGGCGGGGTGTTCGCCAACCGGTTGTTGCTCTCGGCAAGCACCAGGGCGTTGTCGGCGGCCGGTTTCGAGGTGTTGCGGCCGCGCCGGGTGCCGCCTACCGATGCAGGACTCGCACTCGGGCAGCTGGCCGTCGCGGCCCGCGTCCCGGCACGGAAGGAGCAAACAGCATGTGTCTAG
- the hypD gene encoding hydrogenase formation protein HypD → MKYLAEFSDPELAKRLVDQIHATVTRPWAMMEVCGGQTHTIVRHGIDQLLPDGVEMIHGPGCPVCVTPLEIIDKALEIASQPGVIFCSFGDMLRVPGSGRDLFRIKSEGGDVRVVYSPLDALNLARENPDKQVVFFGIGFETTAPPNAMTVYQAKKLGIENFSLLVSHVRVPPAIEAIMQSPNCRVQAFLAAGHVCSVMGVEEYPELTEKYKVPIVVTGFEPLDILAGILRTVIQLENGEHTLENAYRRAVRDEGNPAAKAMLADVFESTDRAWRGIGMIPQSGWRLSERYREYDAEYRFQVRDIKTLESTVCRSGEVLQGHIKPHECEAFGTLCTPRNPLGATMVSSEGACAAYYLYRRLQTPAASSATSAENKEVSSVG, encoded by the coding sequence ATGAAATATCTCGCGGAGTTCAGTGATCCGGAGCTGGCCAAGCGGCTGGTCGACCAGATCCACGCGACCGTCACCAGGCCGTGGGCGATGATGGAGGTCTGCGGTGGTCAGACCCACACGATCGTGCGGCACGGGATCGACCAGTTGCTCCCCGACGGTGTCGAGATGATCCACGGGCCGGGCTGCCCGGTCTGCGTGACGCCGCTGGAGATCATCGACAAGGCGCTGGAGATCGCCTCCCAGCCCGGTGTCATCTTCTGCTCCTTCGGTGACATGCTGCGCGTTCCGGGAAGTGGGCGTGACCTGTTCCGGATCAAGAGCGAGGGCGGGGACGTGCGGGTGGTGTACTCGCCGCTGGACGCGCTCAACCTGGCCCGGGAGAACCCGGACAAGCAGGTGGTGTTCTTCGGGATCGGGTTCGAGACGACCGCGCCGCCGAACGCGATGACCGTGTACCAGGCCAAGAAGCTGGGCATCGAGAACTTCAGCCTGCTGGTCTCGCACGTCCGGGTGCCGCCGGCGATCGAGGCGATCATGCAGTCGCCGAACTGCCGGGTACAGGCGTTCCTGGCCGCCGGGCACGTGTGCAGCGTGATGGGCGTCGAGGAGTACCCGGAGCTGACCGAGAAGTACAAAGTGCCGATCGTGGTGACCGGGTTCGAGCCACTGGACATCCTGGCCGGGATCCTGCGCACGGTGATCCAGTTGGAGAACGGCGAACACACGCTGGAGAACGCGTATCGGCGGGCGGTCCGCGACGAGGGCAACCCGGCGGCGAAGGCGATGCTGGCCGACGTGTTCGAGAGCACCGACCGGGCCTGGCGGGGAATCGGGATGATCCCGCAGAGCGGCTGGCGGCTGTCCGAGCGCTACCGGGAGTACGACGCGGAGTACAGGTTCCAGGTCCGCGACATCAAGACGCTCGAATCCACCGTCTGCCGCAGCGGCGAAGTCCTCCAGGGGCACATCAAACCCCACGAGTGCGAGGCCTTCGGCACGCTCTGCACTCCGCGCAACCCGCTGGGCGCCACCATGGTCTCCTCCGAAGGCGCCTGCGCCGCCTACTACCTCTACCGCCGCCTGCAGACCCCGGCCGCGTCGTCGGCAACCTCGGCTGAGAACAAGGAGGTGAGTTCTGTTGGCTGA